The genomic region ATATCATTAAGCTATATGACAACGGACTACCGACTTTCTGCCAATAACCAATAAATGACCGCCACCGTCCGCCACACGGATCGATCGTATGAGCTCAGAGCATTGACGTTCTGGCTTTTGATTCCAAGGGGAGCGGTATGGGGAGCAACAAGCAGCACCTGCTGTACACGGCGATTTTGTCGGCTAATTTGCTGACCGCTGTGGGATTCAGTCCAGTGGCAGCCGCTGAAACGGCCACTGCCGATGTACCCAAACTCGACACAGTCATCGTGACCGGCACCCGCGCCCAAGAGCGCACCGCCAGTGCTTCACTGTCCCCCATCGATGTGATTTCAGGCGACACCTTGCGCAGCACCGGCTCAGATGAATTGGGCGCGGTACTTGCTCGTTTGATCCCGTCCATCAACTTTCCACGTCCGAGCCTGGTAGACGGCGCCGAACTGGTACGCCCGGCGCAGTTGCGCGGCCTTTCGCCGGACCAGGTATTGGTGCTGGTCAATGGCAAGCGCCGCCACACCAGCGCCTTCGTCAACCTCGGGGGCGCAGTGGGGCGCGGCTCGGCACCGGCGGATTTGAATGCCATCCCGTTGTCGGCGGTGGATCACATCGAAGTGCTGCGTGATGGCGCATCGGCCCGTTACGGCTCCGATGCGATTGCCGGGGTGATCAACGTGATCCTCAAGCATGACGACCACGGCGGCTCGATCACCAGCAAGTTCGGTGAGTACAAGAAGGGCGACGGTATCCAGCGCAATCTCAGCGGCAACACCGGTGTTGCGCTGGGCGATAACGGGTTTATCAACATCTCTGCCGAAGGCGCCGACAACGATTACACCAACCGCGCCGGCAAGGACCTGCGTCCGGGCAGCGTTGGTTCGACGACCTACGGCCAGCGGGTGTTCCGCCAGGGCGAGCCGGCCACCGACCAGGGCAAGCTGTTTCTCAACTCGGAATATTCCTTCAGCGATGCGGCCGAGTTCTATGCGTTTGGCGGCTACAGCAAGACCCGCGGCGAGACGGCGGCGTTCTACCGGGCCAGCAACGCGAGTAACAACATTCCAGCGCTCAACCCCAACGGCTACTTGCCGCTGATTCGCGGCGACGTGGAAGACACGTCCCTGGCGGTCGGTCTGCGCGGCCTGTTGGCCTATGACTGGCACTACGACGTGTCGGTGAACTACGGCAAGAACCAGTACCAGATCGGCACCGAAACCATAAACACTTCGCTGGGCCTGGCGACGCCGCGCAAGTTCGACAACGGCACCCTGGTCAATGACCAGAAGCAACTCAGCCTGGACCTGTCGCGGGAATTCAGCCTGGGCTGGTTGCCGTATCCGGTGTCGGTAGCGTTTGGTGGCGAATACCTGGACCAGGGTTATCAGATCAAGGCGGGTGACCCGGCGTCCTACTACCAGACCGGCAGTTCGGGCCTGGGTGGCTTCCGTGATTCCGACGCCGGCACCAGCACGCGCCATAACTGGGCGCAGTACCTGGACCTGGAAACCAACTTCACCGAAAAACTCAGCGCCTCGGCTGCCGTGCGTCATGAGGACTACAGTGATTTTGGTTCCAACGTCAGCGGCTCGCTCTCGGCGCGCTACGACTTCACCCCGCAAGTGGCGTTGCGCGGCAGTGTTTCCAACGGCTTCCGCGCGCCGTCCCTGGCGCAGCAGAACTTCGCCTACACCTCGTCGCAGCTGATCGGCAACACCATCCAGGAAGCCGGTACGTTCCCGGCCAACAGCCAGGTGGCGCGCCTGCTCGGTGCGGAGGACCTGAAAGCCGAGAAGTCCCGCAACTACAGCCTCGGCCTGGTGCTGGAGCCGACCGACAACCTGACCGTGACCGCCGACGTCTACCGTATCGACATCAGCGACCGCATCAGCCTGTCCTCCAACCTGGACCTGAGCAAAAACCCGGCTGCGCTGGCGTACCTGCAGGCCAACGGCGTCGGCAACATCAACTACACCACCGTGCGTTACTTCACCAACGCCACCGACACCACCACCAATGGCGTCGACCTGGTGGCCAACTATCGCTACCAGCTGGATAACGGTGTGCGCTGGAACAGCACCGTGGGCTACAACTACAACCACACCAAGGTCACCGACGTAAAAGCCAACCCGTCTGTACTGGATAGCCTGGGTGCGAGCCTGGTCCGGGTGGATCGTCGCGAACGCATCGGCCTGTTGGGCGACACCACACCCCAGCACAAGTTGAGCCTGGGTAACGACCTGAGCTTCGGCAATTGGGCGCTGCACAGTAATTTGGTGCGCTATGGTTCATTTACCAGCTACCAGGCCGACCCGGCCAACGACCAGAGCTTCAAGGCCGCCTGGCTGTTGGACCTGTCAGCCGACTACAAGCTGAAAAACTGGACCTTCACCGTTGGCGGCGACAACGTCACCGACAAGTACCCGGAAAAACTCAATGCCTACGCTAGCAGTGGTGGCAATTTGGCCTATAGCACTTTTTCGCCGTACGGTTACAGCGGCGCGTTCTATTACGGTAAAGTTGCTTACAACTGGTAACAGCTTCTCGTAACGACAAAGGAGACCTAAGCGATTTGCCATGACCGCCATTGAATCTGATCTTTTGCAATTGGCTTACCCTCCGCGGCTCGATCTGGGGCCGCAACTCACTCACGAACAGTTGATGAGCTCGATGCAAGCCACCATGGCTTTGCATAAGGGTGGGCCGGTCTGGCTATTCGCTTATGGTTCGCTGATCTGGCGGCCTGAATGTTCGTCGACACAACGGATGCGGGCACGGGTCCACGGTTATCACCGCGGCTTGTACCTGTGGTCCCATGAGCACCGGGGCACGCCGGAAACACCGGGGTTGGTGTTTGGCCTGGATCGCGGTGGCTCGTGCAGTGGGTTTGCCTACCGCTTGCCAGAAGATCAGCTGGAGGCTTCGCTTTATGCCTTGTGGCAGCGCGAGATGCCTTACCCGTCCTACCGGCCACACTGGCTCACCTGCCGTCTTGAAGATGGCAGCCAGGTGCAGGCATTGGGATTTGTACTGGAGCGGCACCTGCCCAGCTACGCCGGGAATTTGCCCGACATTGTGCTGAATCACGTGTTGCAAAGCGCTTGCGGGCGTTACGGGACCACTCGCGATTATGTCGAGCAGACCGTCAACGCCCTGCGTAGCCACGCCATGCCAGACAAGAATCTGGAGGCGCGGCTCAAGCGGTGTTCCAAAGGCTGTTCCGACGATTAACGTGCGGTACTGACGCTATTGGTGTGCCACAAGGTGGGGATCAGGAACGCAATCGCCAACAGGCACGCGCCGATCAGCAGCACAAAACCACCGTCCCAGCCGAAATGGTCAACGGTGTAGCCCATGGCTGCACTCGCTGCCACCGAACCACCCAGGTAACCGAACAGGCCCGTGAAGCCCGCTGCAGTACCGGCGGCTTTCTTCGGTGCCAGCTCCAGCGCCTGCAGGCCGATCAGCATCACCGGGCCGTAGATCAGGAAGCCGATGGAGAACAGCGCGATCATGTCGACCATCGGGTTGCCCGGCGGGTTGAGCCAGTAAACCAGGGTCGCGACGGTCACCAAGCCCATGAACACAATGCCCGTCAGGCCACGGTTGCCACGGAAGATCTTGTCCGACATCCAGCCGCACAGCAGTGTGCCCGGAATGCCTGCCCATTCGTAGAAGAAGTACGCCCACGAGGTTTTATCCACGTCGAAGTGCTTGGCTTCCTTGAGGTACGTCGGGGCCCAGTCCAGTACGCCGTAGCGCAGCAGGTAGACGAAGACGTTGGCGAAGGCGATGTACCAGAGCATTTTGTTGCGCAGCACGTACTTGACGAAGATTTCCTTGGCGCTGAATTCGTCTTCGTGGCTGGCGTCGTAGCCTTCCGGGTAATCGTTCTTGTATTGCTCGATCGGTGGCAGGCCCACCGATTGCGGGGTGTCGCGCATGGTGATGAAGGCAAATGCCGCCACCAGCAGGGCCACGGTGGCCGGGACGTAGAACGCCGCGTGCCAGTCGTTGAACCACGCCATGCCCAGCAGGAACAGCGGGCCGATCAAGCCGCCGCCGACGTTATGCGCCACGTTCCATACGGAAACCACGCCGCCGCGTTCCTTCTGCGACCACCAGTGCACCATCGTCCGCCCACTTGGCGGCCAGCCCATGCCCTGGGCCCAACCGTTGATGAACAGCAAAATGAACATCATGGTCACGCTGGACGTAGCCCAAGGTGCGAAACCGAAAATGAACATCACCCCGGCGGACACCAGGAGGCCGAAGGGCAGGAAGTAGCGCGGGTTGGAGCGGTCGGACACCAGGCCCATGAGGAACTTGGACAGGCCGTAGGCAATTGCAATCGCCGACATCGCCAGGCCCAACTGGCCACGGGTGTAACCCTCGTCGATCAGGTACGGCATGGCCAGGGAGAAGTTCTTGCGCAGCAGGTAGTACCCGGCGTAACCGAAGAAAATACCGGCGAAGATCTGCCAGCGCAGGCGTCGGTACGTGCTGTCTATTTTTTCTTCAGGCAGGGGCGCCTGGTGTGCGGCAGGGCGGAAGAAAGCAAACATTCAAGAGCTCCAAATTTCTTGTTTTGACTGCGGATGCGAATGTTACAGTTTCGTTACCGAAAATAGCACCGCCTCTTATCAGCGGGCATAGGAATTGAGTGCAATTGCATGTTCTTTTACGAACATGTCGCTTGCAGGCAAGTGAGGGGCGCTTTCAGGTTTGGATGTGTCTGGATGTAACTAGATTGGCCAATGATCAGGGGCCGATGGCCGCCACGTCGCCCGGAAGCAGGTGTTCCTGGACTTTCTGGCTGCGGGACTCCACCAGTTGGCCCTGTTCGTCGAAGCGCAACACGATCAGCCAGTCATATACATTTTCCGGCCATTTCTTCATGCCGGTGAGCGCCGGGCCGTCCCCGCCAAAGGCTTCGATCAACTTGTCGATATGCCCGTGGTGCCACGCGATCAGCACGGTTTGGGCCTGGTTGGACTTGCGCAGGGACTTCACCAGCTTGCCGACTTGGTCGTCGGAGTAGGGTGTTTCAAGTGGGAGTTGCAGGCGCTGGGCCAGCGGTGTCAGGGTCAGGCGAGGGCGGGAGCTTTCCTTGCTGTCGCTGGTAGCGATCAGCCGCTGGGGCACTACGGAGATGCCGTTCAACAGCAGCGGGTCGAAATAGCTGGCATAGGCTGCCGCCCTTTGTTCGCCTTTGGGGCTTAGCAACGGGCCTTCATCGGGTTTTTCCGCGTGGCGCACGATCAGCACCGTCACATTGCTCAGCCCACGTACATCCTTGTCTTCTTTATGGGCAAGGGCTTGGGCCGACACCACCATCAAGACCCCCAGAAACAGTGCGCGCAGCCGTGTGACCATTTTTCTTCCTGCCAATGAATAGTGCCTCGGCCGATCATGGGCCCAGGCACCCCGTGGACAAAATGAAACAATCGTCAGCGTAGCTGCACCACGACCTTGCCGACGGCCTTTCGCTGGCCGAGGTCATTAATCGCCTGCGCGGCCTGCTCCAGCGGGTACACCTGGGACACCAACGGCTTCAGCTTGCCTTCGGCAAACCAGCCGAACAGTTGCTGGAAGTTGGCGGCATTGTCCTGCGGCTGGCGCTGGGCAAACGAGCCCCAGAACACCCCGACCACCGCCGCGCCCTTGAGCAGCGCCAGGTTCACCGGCAACTCCGGAATGCGCCCGCTGGCAAAGCCCACCACCAGCAGCCGGCCATTCCAGGCGATGCCGCGAACGGCCTGGTCAAACAGGTCGCCGCCCACCGGGTCGTAAATCACATCCACGCCGTTGCCGCCGGTCAGGCGTTTGATTTCGTCCTTGAGGCTGGCTTCGCTGTAGTTGATCAACTCATCGGCTCCGGCCGCCTTGGCCACCGCCAGTTTGTCGGCGCTGCTGGCAGCGGCGATCACCCGGGCGCCCATGGCCTTGCCGATCTCCACTGCGGCCAGGCCGACACCGCCGGAAGCACCGAGCACCAACAAGGTTTCCCCAGGTTGCAGGTTGGCCCGCTGCTTCAATGCGTGCATCGACGTGCCGTAGGTCATGCTGAACGCGGCGGCAGTGTTGAATTCCATGCTCGGCGGGATCGGCAGCACGTTGTAGCCCGGCACGGCGACCTGCTCGGCGAAGCTGCCCCAGCCGGTCAACGCCATCACCCG from Pseudomonas yamanorum harbors:
- a CDS encoding TonB-dependent receptor plug domain-containing protein, translating into MGSNKQHLLYTAILSANLLTAVGFSPVAAAETATADVPKLDTVIVTGTRAQERTASASLSPIDVISGDTLRSTGSDELGAVLARLIPSINFPRPSLVDGAELVRPAQLRGLSPDQVLVLVNGKRRHTSAFVNLGGAVGRGSAPADLNAIPLSAVDHIEVLRDGASARYGSDAIAGVINVILKHDDHGGSITSKFGEYKKGDGIQRNLSGNTGVALGDNGFINISAEGADNDYTNRAGKDLRPGSVGSTTYGQRVFRQGEPATDQGKLFLNSEYSFSDAAEFYAFGGYSKTRGETAAFYRASNASNNIPALNPNGYLPLIRGDVEDTSLAVGLRGLLAYDWHYDVSVNYGKNQYQIGTETINTSLGLATPRKFDNGTLVNDQKQLSLDLSREFSLGWLPYPVSVAFGGEYLDQGYQIKAGDPASYYQTGSSGLGGFRDSDAGTSTRHNWAQYLDLETNFTEKLSASAAVRHEDYSDFGSNVSGSLSARYDFTPQVALRGSVSNGFRAPSLAQQNFAYTSSQLIGNTIQEAGTFPANSQVARLLGAEDLKAEKSRNYSLGLVLEPTDNLTVTADVYRIDISDRISLSSNLDLSKNPAALAYLQANGVGNINYTTVRYFTNATDTTTNGVDLVANYRYQLDNGVRWNSTVGYNYNHTKVTDVKANPSVLDSLGASLVRVDRRERIGLLGDTTPQHKLSLGNDLSFGNWALHSNLVRYGSFTSYQADPANDQSFKAAWLLDLSADYKLKNWTFTVGGDNVTDKYPEKLNAYASSGGNLAYSTFSPYGYSGAFYYGKVAYNW
- a CDS encoding gamma-glutamylcyclotransferase — protein: MTAIESDLLQLAYPPRLDLGPQLTHEQLMSSMQATMALHKGGPVWLFAYGSLIWRPECSSTQRMRARVHGYHRGLYLWSHEHRGTPETPGLVFGLDRGGSCSGFAYRLPEDQLEASLYALWQREMPYPSYRPHWLTCRLEDGSQVQALGFVLERHLPSYAGNLPDIVLNHVLQSACGRYGTTRDYVEQTVNALRSHAMPDKNLEARLKRCSKGCSDD
- the glpT gene encoding glycerol-3-phosphate transporter; amino-acid sequence: MFAFFRPAAHQAPLPEEKIDSTYRRLRWQIFAGIFFGYAGYYLLRKNFSLAMPYLIDEGYTRGQLGLAMSAIAIAYGLSKFLMGLVSDRSNPRYFLPFGLLVSAGVMFIFGFAPWATSSVTMMFILLFINGWAQGMGWPPSGRTMVHWWSQKERGGVVSVWNVAHNVGGGLIGPLFLLGMAWFNDWHAAFYVPATVALLVAAFAFITMRDTPQSVGLPPIEQYKNDYPEGYDASHEDEFSAKEIFVKYVLRNKMLWYIAFANVFVYLLRYGVLDWAPTYLKEAKHFDVDKTSWAYFFYEWAGIPGTLLCGWMSDKIFRGNRGLTGIVFMGLVTVATLVYWLNPPGNPMVDMIALFSIGFLIYGPVMLIGLQALELAPKKAAGTAAGFTGLFGYLGGSVAASAAMGYTVDHFGWDGGFVLLIGACLLAIAFLIPTLWHTNSVSTAR
- a CDS encoding NADPH:quinone oxidoreductase family protein, translating into MKAVLCKAFGPAETLVLEDVESPAIKKNEILLDVHAAGVNFPDTLIIEGKYQFKPPFPFSPGGEAAGVVSQVGENVSHLKVGDRVMALTGWGSFAEQVAVPGYNVLPIPPSMEFNTAAAFSMTYGTSMHALKQRANLQPGETLLVLGASGGVGLAAVEIGKAMGARVIAAASSADKLAVAKAAGADELINYSEASLKDEIKRLTGGNGVDVIYDPVGGDLFDQAVRGIAWNGRLLVVGFASGRIPELPVNLALLKGAAVVGVFWGSFAQRQPQDNAANFQQLFGWFAEGKLKPLVSQVYPLEQAAQAINDLGQRKAVGKVVVQLR